GAAGTTGGTATTGAAGTTTTCGATTTCTGTTGTTCTTAGTTCTATCCCGTTCTTCGTCGTCCGTCAGTTGAGGCTGATGATTGTTTCTTTTTGAAATCGAGTTTGTATAAGAGATCCAACCGAAAAATCTTCGGTGCGAACCTTGATTTGCCTTCAGAAAAATTTCCACACCACGTGAGAATCCGTCCCTCGAGTTCGAATAGTTCATATTACGAACAACCAATGGATTTTTATTAACGTCGTCCGGATGATTTACTATATCTCGTTTTTCGTTGTTAGGTTGATAAGGATCTTGGATGTAAGAATCCGGTGTCACAAGATTGGAATACTGGTTATGAAATCCTTCTACTTTGATCAGATAATCGGACGTAACCCTTTGTTCGATTCCGATCGAAGAATGGATGGAATGTTCCATTTTCAAATTCGGATTTCCGGAACGAGAGGAGAATTGTTCGATCTGAAGAGGAGCGTTGTAGTGTTCCCCCGTTCCCGCTAAAAATTTCGTCCCGGTTTTAAGAATTTCGTATTCCGCCCGCCCTCGAAAGGCGTCCCTTTTTTCATGAACCTTATCGTAATAGTCGTGACGATAACCCGGAAGAACGCTAAAGCCTCCGATCTTAAATTCCAACTCCGCGAAACCTGCGATCTCTCTTGTATGAATCTGATCTCCTTCGATGAGGGCACGAAACTGACGATTGGAATCCAAAAGACTATTGAAAAAATCCAAAAAGGTCGCGTTAGACGATTTAATATCCTCTCCCTGAAGTTGAATCGTCTTTTCGCGAAGTTGTCCTCCGAATCGAAACGTTAGATGCCTTTCAAGAAGAGTGATCCGAGTATTATTCTCCACAAAATTAATGTTTTGCGTAGTTACGTTGGAAAGTCCGAAGATTTGTTCTGCGGTAAGAGGATTTTTAAAATCCACTTCGAAATTTTCCCGAAAATAATTATTGGAAATCGATAACGAAGTTTCAAACCAAGATTTATTGTTGTATGAATATCGAAACCCGGAAGTTCGAAACAATCTTTCCAATCCCACGGGCGGACGCCCCGATGCCGCCTCTTGAAGAGTCGAAAGCCCGAGAAATTCCTTCTTACTGTTTTCAAAATCGTCCTGAGCTTTCGTATATTTCTGCTTATCTTTCGCACCGAAAAGAAGAACGTTAAACGTATGATTGTTTCCCGGTTTCCAATTAAATTTTGCCTGATAGTCCTCGTAATCGGCATACTTTGCGTCGGGAGGAATTCCGTCCGGATAGAGTTTTAAAAGGGCAACGTTCGGATAGGATTTCCGAGCGGAAACGATGGCGAAAAGATTTTCCGTGATCTTGTTTTGATGATAGACGTCCGAAAGAAAGGTGTTCAAGTTTACGACGGAAAACGTTTTTGCGACTGCGTCCGGAGTGCGAATGTCGATGATACCGCCGGTGGCAAAGCCGTATTGAACCGGAAAAGCACCCGAATAAATGTTAAACGACTTTATGATATTATTATTTAGTACGGAGGATTGATCTCCGAGGTGATACGGATAAGACATCGGAAAACCGTCGAGATAATAACCGTTCGCGAGCGCCCCTCCCCCTCTCATCACCAAAAAACCTCGCTCGCTATTCGAATAAGGATTCGAGTTTCCAACGCTATTTACAAGATTATTAAACGAAGAGGAAGAAAGTCCAATCGGAGGAACCGCGACTATCCCCGGAAGAGTTTGAATCGCTTTGAGTGCATCGTTCTGGGCACCGGGAAGCCTTCGGATCTCCTCTTGTTGCAACGTATATCGGGAAAGCGATTCCAGATCCTTGTCACCGATCACGTTGATTTCACCGGCTACCGGTTTACGAATAAAGAGGAATTTTTTCTGGCCGTCGTATTCGACCGTTATGCTCTTTTTGAACACGCGCTCGGATGTCATGATTCTAAGATTATAAGTTCCAGGAGCGGGAAAGGAAGCCTTTACGGCGCCGTCTCCGTTTGTGATCAGATACTTTCCGATTTCCTGAAAAACGACCGGAGTGTTTGCAACGGCGTTGTTTCCCGATTCTTCCGTGATTACGACTTCCACTTGCAAAGCTTTTTCGGCAAACAGAGGATTTAAGGAGAATCCGAGAAGAAGGATCCATGCGCCGAGTTTTTGATTTCTACTTCCGTTGGCAAAAAAACCGAAACGACGGCTCTCGCTCTTTACCGTATCGATTCCCTTTGAAAAAGAAAAAAATCGAACGTTCGAATCGTATCTGGCACTTTCTTTCATTTCTCTACCGGAAACTTCAAAAAACAAATAGGGACTTGTTTTTCAATCCATAATTCCTCTTCAAAATCAAATCCGCGGTTTATAAAAAACCTTCCAGGAGGGAAGAATTTACGAGAAATACAAAAACGAATTTTGATTTCGGAGAATCGATCGTGTCCTGAAGAAATGTAATTCCTCGTAAATTCCGAATCGATCCGGAATTCCAATCCTAAATCTCGAGAAAAAGGAACACACTGATGCTCTCGAAGTAAAATCGAAAATTATAGTCCAGAACATTTTATAGGTGAGAAGATTTGTCGGTCCAAATGAATCGTTTCCTTTTTTTCATGACAAAAACGGATTCTTTCCTCGGCACGATTTCAATGGATTCTTCTTTTTGAACTCTCAAAAAAACTTTCAAAATGTTTTATAATTAGTTTGACATAAAACTATTATTCATTTTACGTCAAATGGATAGGACAATCAGAATGAACAATAATTCTTTTTGGAAAACTAAATTCTTCCAATGGAAGATGTTTTTAAAATGCCCGGTCTATTGGAGATGCGGCGGTAGAATTCTTCAATTATCGGAAGATCTCAGAGAGATGAAAGTGAAACTTCCTTTCAATCGAAATACAAGAGGATTGATGGGGACCCACTTCGGCGGTGCGCTCTATGCCTTCGTCGACCCGATTCCACTTCTTATGCTCAAAGAAAATTTGGGGGAGAATTACATTCTCTGGGATATCAACGGCTCGATTGAATACGTTAAGGCGACTTCGCAAGACGTTTTCGCTGATTTTAAAATCGGGTCGGAAATTTTGAACAAGATTCAGGGAGAATGCGAGGAAAGAAAGAAGACGCATTTTCATCTCAACATTCTGATTCAAGAGAAGAATGGTGACGTTGTTGCGAAGGTGGATAAGACGATTTATGTTCGTAAGAAATCGGATCTTTTAAAAAAACGTTCTGCTTGAAATCTTCAGAAGACCGGACCGATTTAGGAATTCTCTGAAAGCAAAATGTAGGAACTCCTATGAATCGATTTTTACTGAAAACAAATGCGGGAACTCCCCCATTTCGGCTTTCCACCAATCGATTTGAATATTCAAAAGTAGAACGTTCCGAACTCTCCTCGAGAAGGGAACTTCAAATGATTCCATAGGAATTCTCTGAAAGCAAAATGTAGGAACTCCTATGAATCGATTTTTACTGAAAACAAATGCGGGAACTCCCCATTTCGGCTTTCCACCAATCGATTTGAATTTTCAAAAGTAGAACGTTCCGAACTCTCCTCGAGAAGGGAACTTCAAATGATTCCATAGGAATTCTCTGAAAGCAAAAAGTAGGAACTCCTATGAATTGATTTTTACTGAAAACAAATGCGGGAACTCCTCCATTTCGGCTTTTCACCAATCGATTTGAATTTTCAAAAGTAGAACGTTCCGAACTCTCCTCGAGAAGGGAACTTCGAATGATTCCATAGGAATTCTCTGAAAGGAAAAAGTAGGAACTCCTATGAATTGATTTTTACTAAAAACAAATGCGGGAACTCCCCAATAATCACCTTCGAAAGGAGAATTCGAATTCCCGGAAAATGGAATCCTCTTCCTTCTACTGGAAATAGAACCGAAAGTCACTTAAGAACCGGATCTACAAAAATTCTTCTGTAAGAGCTCCTACAAATTCGCCTCTTTTGTGCCCACGTAGAAACCGACTGCAATTTCGATTCTTAATTCTTACTCAATCCCTTTTTCCAATACAAACTTCCTAAAGATACAAATCCGATCAGAGAAATCAAACCCTGCCAAGGTTGTAAAAGAAGAAAGTATCCAAGAGAAAACATTCCGAAAAAGAGAGCTGAGGTTCCCAAAATCCAAAGATAAATCCGACTCTGAAATTCTTTCAATCGAATCTCACTTTCTTTACCGTTCCAAAAGCCGAAAGGATTCACTCTTTCTATAAAGGCGTCTAACGTTTCCTTCGGAACCGGAGGTGTGAGCAATGTTACAGCGATCGATACGACGACCGAACCCATCGCAACCCAAAAAAGAAGATATTCCGATCTTACTTCCGGATACGCCGGATAAAGAATCATAGATAAAATCAAAGCCGTGATCATTCCGGAAAGTTCCGTCCATGCGTTTGCCCTCCACCAAACCCATCTTAGAATCTGAGGCAATCCCATTCCCGAAGCAAAGGCGAGCAAAAATTTCCAAGCGCTCGCTATCGATTGAATCTGAGTGGCGACCAAGATCGCGATGATCGACATAAGAACCACGGCGATTCTACTCACTTTCACCAAGGTTTTGTCGCTCGCAGAAGGATGAATAAAACGAAGATAAAAATCGTTTACGAGATAACTCGCTCCCCAGTTGATATGAGTGTCCGCGGTCGACATAAATGCCGCCATCAAACTCGCGAAGACGATCCCTAACACACCGGTGGGTAAAATGAGTTTCATCAAAACGGGATAACCCATCTCTCGATCACTTCCCACGAGTTGTCCTTCCGCAAAGTAACGAGTAGGATCGTGAAGAGGAAAGACGACTAACGTTACAAGCGCCGTCAAAACCCAGGGCCAAGTTCGAATGATAAAGTTTGCGATATTGAACCAAAGCGATCCTTTTTCGGCCTCTTCCGGATTTCTCGCGGTATGAATTCTTTGCGCTAAATACCCGGAACCGTCAGAATAGTATTGAGCCCACCACTGAACTCCTATGAATATTAGAAAAACCGTAAACGGTAAGGATGCGTCTTGAAAGTCCGGCCAAAAACTCAAAATAGATTCGTGCTTATCGGGATAAACTTCCTCCATCTTTAAAAGAAGACCGGAAATTCCTCCCTGACTCGAAACCGCGTAGTATGCAAAAAGGATCGCTCCTCCCATTCCCAGAGCAAATTGCACGAGGTCCGTCAGGATCACACCTTGGATTCCGCCCATACTACTATAGATAACGACGACGAAGAAAAGAATCAAAACCGTGATCGTATTATTCAAAGAATCGAATACTAAAAACGAAGGCCAGAAACTTTGGATCAACGAAAAATTTTCCGGACCAAGAAGCTCGTTCCAATCCAAAAATGGTCCCGTAATCTTGGACATCGCCTTAAAAACCCATCCGAGTACAATCGAATTTACTAATATACTCAAATAGAACGCTTTGACCATTCTTAAGATCATTGCGGGTTTCCCGCCGTAACGAAGTTCGACAAACTCTACGTCGGTGAGAACTTCCATTCTTCTCCATTTGCCCGCAAAAAAAACGGTCATCGCCATATAACCGATCGCCCAGCTCCACCAAAACCAATTCGCGGAAATTCCGTCGGCCGCGACAAAGCCGGTGATCACGAGAGGCGTATCCGCGGCAAAGGTGGTTGCAACCATCGAAGTTCCAAGCCACCACCAGGGAAGTTTCCGATCGGCGACGAAGTAAGAAACCAAACTTTTGCCTGCTTTTGGGGAAAGGAGAACGCCCGCCGCGAATGCAAAAAGGAGATAAAGCGAAAGAATGGACCAATCAAGGATGCTAAACATGTTTTCTTCTTTGAACGTAGAATGGGAAATTTTTAGGAACTCGTTCTTCCCAGATATCGGTAAAACTTTCGTCAGTTTTGAACCGTTCCCTGAGAACGAAACCCTCTTTCCAAAATCGGAGAATCAAAATCGAATTCTCTTGATCCCCCGCCTCGAAAGAAAAATATGACTCTCAAGGTTATGGCAAATATCATCGTTCAGAAATACGGCGGAACTTCCGTGGGAACCCCGGAAAGAATCCAGAACGTTGCAAGAAGAATCAAATCCTATCACGACAAAGGTCAAAACGTCGCCGTGGTCGTTTCCGCA
The window above is part of the Leptospira stimsonii genome. Proteins encoded here:
- a CDS encoding TonB-dependent receptor plug domain-containing protein yields the protein MLLLGFSLNPLFAEKALQVEVVITEESGNNAVANTPVVFQEIGKYLITNGDGAVKASFPAPGTYNLRIMTSERVFKKSITVEYDGQKKFLFIRKPVAGEINVIGDKDLESLSRYTLQQEEIRRLPGAQNDALKAIQTLPGIVAVPPIGLSSSSFNNLVNSVGNSNPYSNSERGFLVMRGGGALANGYYLDGFPMSYPYHLGDQSSVLNNNIIKSFNIYSGAFPVQYGFATGGIIDIRTPDAVAKTFSVVNLNTFLSDVYHQNKITENLFAIVSARKSYPNVALLKLYPDGIPPDAKYADYEDYQAKFNWKPGNNHTFNVLLFGAKDKQKYTKAQDDFENSKKEFLGLSTLQEAASGRPPVGLERLFRTSGFRYSYNNKSWFETSLSISNNYFRENFEVDFKNPLTAEQIFGLSNVTTQNINFVENNTRITLLERHLTFRFGGQLREKTIQLQGEDIKSSNATFLDFFNSLLDSNRQFRALIEGDQIHTREIAGFAELEFKIGGFSVLPGYRHDYYDKVHEKRDAFRGRAEYEILKTGTKFLAGTGEHYNAPLQIEQFSSRSGNPNLKMEHSIHSSIGIEQRVTSDYLIKVEGFHNQYSNLVTPDSYIQDPYQPNNEKRDIVNHPDDVNKNPLVVRNMNYSNSRDGFSRGVEIFLKANQGSHRRFFGWISYTNSISKRNNHQPQLTDDEERDRTKNNRNRKLQYQLHEGGNYLNYYDDGKFELLVDNDKLLLYDYDRTHILNIVVAWKIGQDWQIGSKYTYLTNVPITPIVGSDKAAAIASTGINLYTPKYSEYYNSGRWPDFHQLDIRIDRFMNYQWGYVNTYLEFINFFGNLNQISETYNNFSPYSRNSSTSPLTGITTPSNPSPIYNSNYIESTAFGGKVKYYPLISIGIQIKF
- a CDS encoding sodium:solute symporter family protein; translated protein: MFSILDWSILSLYLLFAFAAGVLLSPKAGKSLVSYFVADRKLPWWWLGTSMVATTFAADTPLVITGFVAADGISANWFWWSWAIGYMAMTVFFAGKWRRMEVLTDVEFVELRYGGKPAMILRMVKAFYLSILVNSIVLGWVFKAMSKITGPFLDWNELLGPENFSLIQSFWPSFLVFDSLNNTITVLILFFVVVIYSSMGGIQGVILTDLVQFALGMGGAILFAYYAVSSQGGISGLLLKMEEVYPDKHESILSFWPDFQDASLPFTVFLIFIGVQWWAQYYSDGSGYLAQRIHTARNPEEAEKGSLWFNIANFIIRTWPWVLTALVTLVVFPLHDPTRYFAEGQLVGSDREMGYPVLMKLILPTGVLGIVFASLMAAFMSTADTHINWGASYLVNDFYLRFIHPSASDKTLVKVSRIAVVLMSIIAILVATQIQSIASAWKFLLAFASGMGLPQILRWVWWRANAWTELSGMITALILSMILYPAYPEVRSEYLLFWVAMGSVVVSIAVTLLTPPVPKETLDAFIERVNPFGFWNGKESEIRLKEFQSRIYLWILGTSALFFGMFSLGYFLLLQPWQGLISLIGFVSLGSLYWKKGLSKN
- a CDS encoding PaaI family thioesterase, with product MNNNSFWKTKFFQWKMFLKCPVYWRCGGRILQLSEDLREMKVKLPFNRNTRGLMGTHFGGALYAFVDPIPLLMLKENLGENYILWDINGSIEYVKATSQDVFADFKIGSEILNKIQGECEERKKTHFHLNILIQEKNGDVVAKVDKTIYVRKKSDLLKKRSA